TTATCGCGATCTTCTTCCGGTTGGATTGAACTTTGGTGAAACGAATGCATTACCCAAGGAATTGAATCCTCTCGAATTACAAACTCCGCCAATAGCAGAGTTGATTATTAAAAGACTGAAAGCAGGTGATCGAATTACCATAAGCATTCAGTCGGAAGAAACGGTATGGCTGACCGGTATGAGCTACCGTATCAATTTGGGGAATCTGGATCCTGCCGCCTGGCGACTGGTTGAAATAAATACCGGGGGATGGGGTGGAGAATGGTTTGAGGAAGAGAAAATGCTCTCCTTCGAACGTGTAGAGCAAGGTTATTCCCGGGCATATGTTACGGCCGTGCATAAAGGAAAGGCTTATCCGAAGTCCACGAGTGTTTTAGCGGAACTCGTCATTGAAGCTACAAGAAACTGGAATCAGAATCCTAAAATAGTTCTGGAAAGAATGGTGCTGACGAATAACAAGGATCGTCAAAATATGAACAGTGCTTTGCTGGTATCCGAAGATGGAGAAAAGGATGACAACACAGAACCTGCCCTGCCAACTCGAGTCAGACTGCAGCAAAACTACCCGAACCCGTTCAACCCGGAAACGGTGATCAACTACTCACTCCCGAAAGACGGTGAAGCTTCGATGATCATTTATGATATGCTGGGCAGGGAGGTAGTCACTCTGTTCAACGGTCCGCAAAAAGCTGGCAATTATGATCTTCGCTTTGATGGCAGTAACCTCTCAAGCGGAATATACATCTACCGCCTCAAAGCAGAGGGTAAAGTATTAACACGAATGCTCACCCTTATAAAGTAACCATTTAAATTTGCCGCAGATTTTCACGGATTAAGTGTTTAAAAATAATCTGTGAAGATCTGTGGCAAAAAAAGGGTTTTGTTTTTCTCCCTTACTAAAAATCCGTATTATTGTGAGCTATAGAGGCATTCAGTTCTATAGTAATATTCACCTATTCAACAGACGGGAAAAATCACCTAACCCTGAGTAATAAAGACAAACATAACAACCCTGATAATAAGCCCGATAGCGGAAAGGTTTCTCCGAAGGAGCTTCCACTTCCTGAATATAGACTTGTGCCTGTTGAAGAATGGGAGAGTAGAGAAACGAGTGAAGATATAATTAGTTTAGGTACACTGATTAAACTTTTATGGGACAACCGAAAAACTTTGTACAAATATCTAAGTATAGGTATTGTAATTGGACTTTTTGTTGCCATAATGAGTCCAAAAGAGTATCAAAGTCAGGCAACTTTATTACCTGAAGTGCAATCTTCTGAATCTGGAGCTAGTAGGCTCCTGCAACAATATGGTGGAATACTTGGAATAAATGCTGGAAGTGCTACTAGTACTGAAACAATGATTTCCCCGATTCTTTATCCACAAATAGTTCAAAGTTTGCCTTTTCAACTTGAACTCCTAAATACCAATATATCTTTCCCCCGATTTGATACTACCACAACAGTTTTTAACTATTTTGATGAGATTTATAAACCATCCATTTTAAGTTATGTTAGGGGATATACAATAGGGCTTCCAGGTAAAATAGTTGGATTATTTAAAAGTGAAGGGGGGACGCAACAACCTTTACCTAATGAGTTTAAAGCTGATTCAATAATTTCAGTAACAGAACATCAAATGG
This is a stretch of genomic DNA from Halalkalibaculum roseum. It encodes these proteins:
- a CDS encoding Wzz/FepE/Etk N-terminal domain-containing protein; this encodes MPVEEWESRETSEDIISLGTLIKLLWDNRKTLYKYLSIGIVIGLFVAIMSPKEYQSQATLLPEVQSSESGASRLLQQYGGILGINAGSATSTETMISPILYPQIVQSLPFQLELLNTNISFPRFDTTTTVFNYFDEIYKPSILSYVRGYTIGLPGKIVGLFKSEGGTQQPLPNEFKADSIISVTEHQMEIIENLRSRISISFNDEIGVINLNVRMPDPNAAASLANLSIDLIREYVTRYRTRKAQEDLEFAQIQKSNAREEFEQAQNKLSEFRDNNINLATAKAQSQEQRLQSEYDLAFNVYNTLAQQVEQAKLKLQEQTPVVRILQPVQVPVNDDTSGLRILILISLISTLIGIGWIFIQYFLLNNSSLEE